Below is a genomic region from Pyrococcus kukulkanii.
TATAACTTTTTTGTCAAACATTCGATTGATGGAGCTAGCAAACGTTGTAGAGAAGATACTGAAGAGCATTGGATTTGAAACGGCGAGGTTCACTTTTAGGGGAGGATGCTTTGACCTAGTTGCCACTAGGCGTCTCCTCTTGCTATTCATAAAGACCCTCACCAATATTGATAAATTCACTGAGGAGCAGGCTGAAGACTTAAAAAAGCTGGCAAAGCTTTTTAGGGCTTCTCCTCTTTTGGTTGGCCTAAAAACGAAGAACCTTGAGCTTGAAGATGGTGTCGTGTATGAGAGGTTTGGGATCTATGCGATAACCCCAGGAACCCTCTACTCCATGTTCGCGGAAGGGGAGCCTCCCCTTATAATGGCCGAGAGAGGAGGTTTTTACGTTAAGATCGATGGGGAGAAGCTGAGGAAGCTCAGGGAGGAGCGCGGCTACACCTTGGCCGAGCTCGCTACTTACGTCGGCGTCTCGAGGAAGAGCCTCCAGAGGTATGAAAAAGGTGAGGCCGTTGTGAGTCTTGAAGTAGCTCTCAGGTTGGAGGAGATCTTTGATGAGGCCTTAGTTAAGCCCGTAGACGTTTTGCGGGCGAGGCTTGAAGATGTGTCCTTAGGCTCAAAGCCCGAGAGCAAGCTTGAAAAAGAGGTGTTTGAGGAGCTACACAAGCTTGGAATGGACGTCGTTAAGATTAGAAGGGCCCCGTTTAATGCAGTGGGGAAGGAGGAGGACGAGGAGATAAAGTTGCTTACTGGCATAGATGAGAAGAAGACAAGTGCGACGCTTAAGAGGGCTAGGTTGGTAAGCCAGATAACAGAATTCATAGGAAGCGAGGGCATGTTCGTACTTGAGAATGCGAGGGCGGAGGTTATAAGCAAGATTCCAGTGATACCCAAGAGAG
It encodes:
- a CDS encoding transcriptional regulator; this encodes MELANVVEKILKSIGFETARFTFRGGCFDLVATRRLLLLFIKTLTNIDKFTEEQAEDLKKLAKLFRASPLLVGLKTKNLELEDGVVYERFGIYAITPGTLYSMFAEGEPPLIMAERGGFYVKIDGEKLRKLREERGYTLAELATYVGVSRKSLQRYEKGEAVVSLEVALRLEEIFDEALVKPVDVLRARLEDVSLGSKPESKLEKEVFEELHKLGMDVVKIRRAPFNAVGKEEDEEIKLLTGIDEKKTSATLKRARLVSQITEFIGSEGMFVLENARAEVISKIPVIPKRVLEDVRDVDELFEIIKELKSKS